One region of Dokdonia sp. 4H-3-7-5 genomic DNA includes:
- a CDS encoding RsiV family protein, translating to MKTYLTLITILLLASCKEPTDKLQKTPLNTEPQKEAGLLDPDSADSLYLTDKDIMEIQAKSQLSKKEALIKIPDDRTVLKAVVESKNLYKEADDYLLDYTYPYLNETINPKYKAFNEYMAESYLNVERTVNEILEDKELLCDTLSIKRFRDKRIINFKLHANERNLVSILLYKENYYSGMLHSTYMFDCLNYNVDKEEFIYFDDFFIAGAEKKVFDLINQTIYEQIHSGEMFYDCWEISDTDFRAYKNNFVINDNAIEFYFDDCIICPSYTGQYSVVIPLIEIMHLIERYQLPFLLASR from the coding sequence ATGAAAACCTATCTAACCCTAATCACAATATTATTACTAGCTAGCTGCAAAGAACCTACAGATAAACTGCAGAAAACACCATTAAATACCGAACCTCAGAAGGAAGCTGGTTTACTCGATCCAGACTCTGCAGATTCTCTGTACCTCACAGATAAGGACATCATGGAAATTCAAGCAAAAAGTCAGCTTTCAAAAAAAGAAGCGTTGATCAAAATACCAGATGATCGCACAGTTTTAAAAGCCGTTGTAGAGTCAAAAAATCTATATAAAGAGGCAGACGATTATCTTCTAGATTACACCTATCCTTATCTTAATGAGACTATAAACCCTAAGTACAAGGCGTTTAATGAATATATGGCAGAGAGCTACTTAAATGTAGAGCGCACTGTAAATGAGATTCTTGAGGATAAAGAATTACTATGCGACACTTTAAGTATTAAACGTTTTAGAGATAAACGTATTATAAATTTTAAACTTCACGCAAATGAGAGAAATCTTGTGAGTATACTGCTCTATAAAGAAAATTATTACTCAGGAATGTTGCACTCTACCTACATGTTTGACTGTCTTAATTACAATGTAGATAAGGAGGAGTTCATCTATTTTGACGACTTTTTTATCGCTGGAGCAGAGAAGAAAGTATTTGATTTAATTAATCAAACCATTTATGAGCAAATTCACTCTGGGGAAATGTTTTATGACTGCTGGGAAATATCTGATACCGATTTTAGAGCCTATAAAAATAACTTTGTAATTAACGATAACGCAATTGAGTTTTACTTTGATGACTGTATCATTTGCCCTTCATACACCGGCCAGTATAGCGTTGTAATACCGCTCATAGAAATTATGCATCTTATAGAACGCTATCAACTACCTTTCTTGCTAGCTTCGAGATAA
- a CDS encoding mechanosensitive ion channel family protein, giving the protein MDQLEYIRNWFTEHPEGVHVIRYALWVLFIVIIVQLVRKFLKKRLPNTNTRYKSQKAIEIVGYVFIALLSVSYFTGNIEDFTLVIGLFSAGIAFTLQELILSIAGSLYIFLVKVYAPGDRIEINGIKGDVIDIDSIYTTMMEIGEWVSSDNYSDRIVKLSNAFVFKGPIYNYSQDFPFIWDEFNLPIHHSSDMALTKEIITKVAQEVLADYVNFARDHWQQVVAKYYIEDALVAPTLAITLTDNWVQFNLRYIVDYKKRRITKDLLQSRIQEAILKTNDQVVIASTTLEVIKMPPTTINMTTTTTK; this is encoded by the coding sequence TTGGATCAACTAGAATACATAAGAAACTGGTTTACGGAGCATCCAGAAGGTGTTCATGTAATACGCTATGCTTTATGGGTACTTTTTATTGTTATAATCGTACAACTAGTACGTAAGTTTCTTAAGAAAAGATTACCCAATACAAACACTCGTTACAAATCTCAAAAGGCGATTGAGATTGTGGGTTACGTCTTTATAGCCTTATTATCAGTTTCATATTTTACTGGAAACATAGAAGACTTTACGCTCGTCATTGGGTTATTTTCTGCGGGAATAGCATTTACTTTACAAGAACTTATCCTCAGTATTGCTGGCTCCTTGTACATTTTTCTAGTAAAAGTATATGCGCCTGGAGACCGCATAGAGATTAATGGGATTAAAGGAGATGTAATTGATATAGATAGCATTTACACCACCATGATGGAAATAGGAGAATGGGTAAGCTCAGATAATTATAGTGACCGAATTGTAAAACTGAGTAATGCCTTTGTTTTTAAAGGACCTATTTATAATTACTCCCAAGATTTCCCTTTTATCTGGGATGAATTTAATCTCCCCATTCATCATAGTTCAGATATGGCACTTACAAAAGAGATTATCACAAAGGTTGCACAAGAGGTACTTGCAGACTATGTAAATTTTGCGCGCGATCACTGGCAGCAAGTTGTTGCAAAGTACTACATAGAAGATGCCCTTGTTGCTCCTACCCTTGCCATCACGCTCACAGATAACTGGGTGCAATTTAATTTGAGATATATAGTAGACTACAAAAAGCGTAGAATCACAAAGGATCTCCTCCAGTCTCGCATTCAAGAAGCGATTCTTAAAACCAATGACCAAGTGGTTATCGCCTCTACCACTCTTGAGGTTATTAAAATGCCTCCTACCACCATTAATATGACTACAACTACCACAAAGTAG
- a CDS encoding DinB family protein — protein MATRTSLLLALWEEAHTRLEDKLHLITEQDLQKKLSPSPNSLGFLLRHIAEVELLFAKNIFGAKDTKIRAKTVIAKHDTGEWIDPKALNDIIIRAKSVLKAIIEKQTDADWETVIETKEFGAKTKAQALGRITSHTAYHAGQIGIILKCGEVKN, from the coding sequence ATGGCTACACGAACTTCATTATTACTAGCATTATGGGAAGAAGCGCATACACGACTAGAGGATAAACTCCATTTAATTACAGAACAAGATTTACAAAAAAAACTATCTCCATCGCCTAATAGTTTAGGTTTCTTACTAAGACATATTGCAGAGGTGGAATTATTATTTGCCAAAAATATTTTTGGAGCAAAAGACACAAAAATCAGGGCAAAAACAGTAATAGCAAAGCATGATACTGGTGAGTGGATAGATCCCAAAGCGCTTAATGATATCATAATCAGGGCAAAATCTGTTTTAAAGGCAATTATAGAGAAGCAAACAGATGCAGACTGGGAGACAGTTATTGAAACCAAAGAGTTTGGTGCAAAAACAAAAGCGCAAGCCCTAGGTCGTATCACATCACATACTGCATATCACGCAGGACAAATCGGGATTATTCTCAAATGTGGTGAGGTGAAAAATTAA
- a CDS encoding chaperone modulator CbpM has product MEKHILIPAENFCTSHEIALTFLEDLNNFGLVTVVTKENTLFIPETEVQKLERILVFNQELDINLPGIETIFHLLERLEKLQHHLSELENQLKRFQ; this is encoded by the coding sequence ATGGAAAAACACATCTTAATACCCGCCGAAAACTTCTGCACAAGTCATGAGATTGCACTTACTTTTCTAGAAGATTTAAACAATTTTGGACTTGTTACTGTAGTGACTAAAGAGAACACGCTCTTTATACCAGAAACAGAAGTTCAAAAACTTGAACGCATTCTTGTTTTTAATCAAGAGCTCGACATTAACCTACCAGGTATTGAAACTATTTTTCATCTTTTAGAACGTCTTGAAAAATTACAACATCATCTGAGCGAGCTAGAAAACCAACTTAAAAGATTTCAATAA
- a CDS encoding DnaJ C-terminal domain-containing protein produces MQFIDYYKILGITKSASEADIKKAYRKLARKYHPDLNPNDKEAEHKFKEINEANEVLSHPENRKKYDQYGENWKDAEAYEKASKQRNSQQSGQQYQRYSGGGEEDFSDFFENMFGGAGRQQQRATYRGQDVQAELHLNLMDVFKTTKRTLTVNGKNIRITIPAGVEHGQTIKIKNHGGKSPNNGPKGDLYITFAITNNTPFHREKADLFITHNIPLTTAVLGGDIHIKTLDSTVKLKVKPGTQNGAKVKLSGKGFPVYKKDDTFGNLFVTYQITIPTTLTPAQKELYEELAALD; encoded by the coding sequence ATGCAATTTATAGATTACTATAAGATACTAGGTATTACCAAAAGTGCAAGCGAAGCAGATATTAAAAAAGCATATCGTAAACTCGCACGCAAGTACCATCCTGACCTCAATCCTAATGATAAAGAGGCAGAACATAAGTTTAAGGAAATAAACGAGGCAAATGAAGTTTTAAGCCATCCTGAAAATCGTAAAAAATACGATCAATACGGTGAAAACTGGAAAGATGCAGAGGCTTATGAAAAAGCTAGTAAGCAACGTAATAGCCAGCAATCAGGACAGCAATATCAAAGATATTCTGGAGGTGGTGAAGAAGACTTTTCAGACTTTTTTGAAAATATGTTTGGAGGTGCTGGAAGACAGCAACAGCGAGCTACTTATCGCGGGCAAGATGTGCAAGCAGAGTTGCATCTCAACTTAATGGATGTGTTTAAAACCACAAAGCGTACCCTCACTGTAAATGGTAAAAACATAAGAATTACCATACCTGCCGGTGTAGAACATGGTCAAACCATTAAGATCAAAAATCATGGTGGTAAAAGTCCTAATAACGGTCCTAAAGGGGATTTGTATATCACTTTTGCAATTACAAATAACACTCCTTTTCATCGCGAAAAAGCAGATTTATTTATTACACATAACATCCCGCTCACCACGGCCGTACTAGGTGGAGATATTCACATAAAAACTTTAGACAGTACCGTAAAGCTCAAGGTAAAGCCTGGTACTCAAAATGGTGCCAAAGTAAAACTTAGCGGAAAAGGATTTCCCGTTTATAAAAAGGATGACACCTTCGGAAACTTGTTTGTGACTTATCAAATCACCATACCTACTACTCTTACTCCAGCACAAAAAGAGCTTTATGAAGAACTTGCAGCACTTGATTAA